The nucleotide window CGCCCTTCGCAAACCGCAGGCCGTAGCCCCAGAGGATGCCGAGCCGGCTCTTCCCCGCGGTGTTCCGCCCCTGTTCGTCCGCTGCACCCTCGCCACCGGACATGAGGGCATCGCTTTCCCGGATCACCTCCCCGCGGGCGACATCAATGATCATGCTGATGCCATGGAAGGTGTAGAACGAAATGCCGATCGGCAGCGGGATGCCGCGCAGCGCCTCCACCCATTGCGTGGGCAGGAATGGCAGCATTCCCGCGAAGAACGGCGCATACTTGAATACGCCGAGCAGGGCCAGGTTCAGGATGACGGCGGTCCGAACCCAGCGTTTTACCTTCGCGTCATCTCCGGACAGCTTGTGCAGGATGATCCTGCCGGTGGCGATGCTGTTGCCCACACAAGACACCGCGAGCAACAACAGCAGCCGCGGATCCTCCCAACCGTAGAAGATCACACTGGCCAGCAGGGCGATCGACACCTGCCACGCCTTGCCATGGCGACCGCCGGACCAAGGCGCGTAATACGCGGCGAAGGTGACCACCAGCAGGACGAGAAACTCCCAGGAATTAAAAAGCATGCCGTAAACTGGGGAGTCCCCCCGTCAAATCAGTCTTTCACGGAACAGCCTGCGCAGCAGCTCCGACGCGGTGGCCATGGCGAAAAGGGTCACGGGCAGGGCCACCACCGCCGCCCATCGCATGTCCAGCTTGGTCACCACGGCCGTCAATTCCACAATCCGCTTCAGGCAGAAGCAGTGCAGGCAGAAGATTCCGAGGGAATTGCGGGATAGGAACGTCAGCCAGGCCGGAGGAGCCGAAGTCACGCCAAGGGCCGCCGTGATCGCCAAGGCTCCTCCGAGAATCGGCGACGGCCGCAAATACTCCGGCAGGAAATGGCGGTCCGGCCCCACCATCCAGCCCGGTGCCTTGGCCAGCCATTCGAGGGAGGCGGAAACTACAAAGGCCACGAACAGCCCCCTGAGCATCCATTTCCGATCCACGGATGGCTCCGCCAGCACCCTGGCAATGAATGGTGCGGCTAGGAAATTCAACGGCCACCAATACGTCGCCACATGGGTCCAGATCCAACCGGTGGAGGCCATGGCGACGAGCAGCACGCCATTCAGCCCTATCAGCGCTGCCGCCCAAAGACATGCCGTACGCACGTTCATCGCTCCCGCCAACCGCGCGATCGGACACAGCAACAAAAGCACCGTGAAGAAATAAAACGTCCAGCCGCCGCCGCGCAGCAGGAATTCCACGGGACCCAGCGTCATGGAGTCCCGCCCCCGCCACGTCCACACAAACCAAAGGCCGACCCAGAACACATACAGCGCGCCAAATCTCTTGAGACGGCGCGCATAAGCCCTGGCATCCTCCCGCGCTTCCACCTGGAGGAAATACGACATGATCAGAAAACCGGGAACAGCCACGCCCAGCACATCCGCGATCACGACATCCCACCAGGACGGATCGGCACCGGCATTCTCTCCGGCGAGGTTCAGATGCATCGCGATCACGAACGCGATGAACGTCACTCTCAGCCAGTCGAAGCCATACCAGTGCTTTTCTTTCTCTTCACCCATGCTCGTCTGGGAAAAACCTGGTCGCCGGAACCCCTCAGCTGTCCGCAAGCTGGACGTAAACCCGCAGGAACCGCCTCGTGGCCCAACCGGAGGCCGGCATCGTGACACGCCACTTCTGGCCGGTGCGTTCCACTACGGTTCCCGTAGGAAGCTGGTTGGTCCAGTTGACCAGATCGGTGGACCATTCGACCGCGTAGGTCACTCCCTGGGCCTCGGCATCCGCGTTCAAGGTGCACTCCAGCACCTGGGTGCCGCCCGCCCCCCGGGTGCAGCGGGGCAGGTTGGCCACAGGCGCATTGCCGTCCGCGCCCGCCGGCCCGAAGGCGTAGGCCACCAGCGCCGGGTCGGTCGATGCGGGATCATGATGCACATAGACAGGCGGGCTCGGAGGCGTCACCGGAGTCAGCGGGGCGGTCACACCGGAATTCGGATAAGTGGTGACCACGGACCAGACGATCTGCTGGAGCTTGGTGGCGACTTCCGGAGGGAAGTTCACCGGCACATCCGTGGGGAAATCCGCGCTGATTCCCTTGGCTGGCAGGCCCACGGGGGATTTCTTGAAGAGGGTGGCGTAGTGGGTGAGCGCGGAGATGTAGGCTCCCATGTCGCTGGGGTGGCGCTCATCCAGATAGAGCGAATCGCGGTTGTAGCCGCTCAATACCCCGGTGCCCAGTTGGGAAGCGACGGCACGCAACGCCTCACCCGCGGGAATGATCAGCGCGGGCTTGCGTCCACCGCGGCTGATGTTGGTCCGGATCTGTTCGAACGAGGCGTTGATCGCGTTCTGGGTGGAAACCGATTCACTGGAATAGGGCCAGTAGGCGTAGAGGTAAACCTGCGTGCCTGCCGCATCCGCGATGTCGTAGAACCGCTGGGCGTACGTTTGGAAATCGCCCATGGCGTAGGATTGCCATTCGCGGCTGTGGGGCTGGATCACCAGGGCATCCCAGGTGCCGGTCGGCAGGTCGGCGCGGGAAGGCGTGCCGGTGTAGAAACCGCCAAGACCGGTATCCCAGTGGAAATGCAGGGTCTGGGCATCGGTCATCTGGTAGCCGGCCGCGAGATCACCACCGGTGGCCTGGACCAGATTGGTGAGTTCCTGCGGAATATTGCTCCAGCGGGTGAAGCTGTTTCCGATATGGAAGGTGGACATGGATTCCGCCGTGTGGATCGTCCCCACCCAGCCGGAATAGGTGACGGTTCCCTGGGTCCGGCCGGTCGCCGCCCGTGGCACCACGCCCACCCGCAGATAAGCGCCCTGATCCGCCGCAGTCAGCGTGTGCGCCCGCTCCGAAGCCGAAGGCCCGCTCAAACGAACCACCGTTCCACCCGAGGGGTTGGTGGTTCTCTCCCAGATGAACTGGGTATCGCCCTCGGCATCCCCGTCCTGATCGGCGTAGGTGTAAACGGGCGTCACCGCGCCGCCCACCCGGAGCGCTCCCACCACCCCCGCATTGCTGGCGGCGGGCGGGAAGTTGACCACGTTCATGGTCTCCAGGCGCAACGCATTCAGATACCCGTAGCTGCCGGTATCCCTGCGGACGGAAATGGTGATCACGCCGTCCGTGGTCGGCCGCACGTTCTCAAACACCGCGAGCCCCGAACGGTTGGCATTCGGCTGGCTGGAGGTGTTGATCGCTTGACCGCTGGCTTTCAGTGTCTGGGAGGAGCTGGTTTGCAATCCCGAGATATCATAACGCGTGATCCGGGTTTCGGTGGTGTCCCGCGATCCGAAGAGGGAGATGCGGAAGATGCCGTCCGTCGGAAGATTCGACAGCGTGACCGTCAGGACATCACTCCCCGCCACGTAAAAGCTGTCCATGGTGGCGGAGGGCACCGCCAACCCACCGAGGGCGCTTGCATCCGGCACGGTGGTTCCGGAGGTATTCGCTCCCGAAAGAAATCCGGCGACCGAGAGGCCGATGCCGGTGGAATCGCCCGTATCGGTCAGCAGATTGCCCAGCGCGGCAACCGGCTGGGTATCGATGACGTTGTTCCAACGGCGTCCGTTGGCATCGGGACTCGCCGTCTGCTGGCCGCCCGCTCCGAAGTCCACGTAGGCCGTGGAAACCTGTGACCATGCAAGGATCGGGCACCAAAAGAGTACGCCCGTGCAACGGAGAAGCAGTCGATTCATGGGTTTGACAGGGGAGCAATGAATGCCGCGGCACCCGGGGGGATGCGGACGGCTCAAACCCGGAATTCAAAATCCTTCGGCAACGTTCCAGGTTCTAGGTTCTTTCAAAAAAGCATCCCGCCTGAAATTATGCAAACGTTCCCCTGCCTCCCTACGCGATTTTTCGGCTTATGCCCTCATACCAGCCGGTGCCTGAATGCCCGGCGCAGGAACTCCGTTGCAAATGAGCAACAGACGATCAGCACGGCGCAGCCGAGAACAACCGAAGCTCCCTGCCATTGAGGCGCATATTTCCCCAGCACGGCCGCCGTGGCTTTCACGAATCCACCGAGCACAAATGGATGCAGGCAGTAGGTTCCCAGGGCATTCCTCGAAAAGAAGGAGAACACCCGCCCCGGCTTTGCTTTCACTCCGATGGCCAGCAGCACGATCACCATCGCCCCGAACTGGATCGAGAACCGCGCGTGCTTCGGAATCCAGCGGCGTTCTTCATCCAGGGAATCCAGCGGCAGCGCGTGGCTCCATTCCCATACGGCGGCCAGGATCGCCAGAACGAGGAAGGCACCGATCCATTTCCATCGCGCGGCCCGGGAGTGCCGCAGCATCTCCACATGCGGCACCATCAGGGCGGCCACAAAGGGCATCATGGTGAAACAGGTGGGCAGCCAATAGTAGTGCGAGTGCGTCCAACGGTTGTCCAGAAGCAGCCACTGGTAAGTCCCCGCCAGAACAGCCGCCGACAGCAGCAACCCCACCCATTGCCCGCGGCGTGACAACCGGCCCGCCACCCAACCCAGCCAGGTGCAGATGATCAGCACCGCGATGAAGTAGAACACCCAGTTCCCGCCCCTCAGCAGGAACTCGATGACCCCAAGGACTCCCGGGTGCTCCGGTTTCGATTTGGTATAGAGCACCCAAGCCCCCACCCAGAAACCGTAGAGGTATCCGAGGTTCGTCAATCTCGCCCAAGTGCGTTCCCAAGTGGGGGTCTTGAGCAGGAACAGGATCATCGATACCAGAACGAACGCCGGGACGGCGCAGGACTGCAGGTGGAAATAGAAATAGTCCCAGACATTCGGCCCCTGTCCGACCACGGCGGCGCGGTCTTCCGCCCAGCCCTTGATCAGATTGGCATGGCCGACGATGACGGAGACCATGAAAAACACCCGCAGGTAGTCGAATCCCCATATACGGGGGGAGTCGGCCTCGGGTGAAGGACGTTGGATCGCTACCGGCTTGGTTTCGGGCTGGAGGACGAGAGACATGCGAATGAAACCGGGATTG belongs to Luteolibacter ambystomatis and includes:
- a CDS encoding acyltransferase family protein — encoded protein: MGEEKEKHWYGFDWLRVTFIAFVIAMHLNLAGENAGADPSWWDVVIADVLGVAVPGFLIMSYFLQVEAREDARAYARRLKRFGALYVFWVGLWFVWTWRGRDSMTLGPVEFLLRGGGWTFYFFTVLLLLCPIARLAGAMNVRTACLWAAALIGLNGVLLVAMASTGWIWTHVATYWWPLNFLAAPFIARVLAEPSVDRKWMLRGLFVAFVVSASLEWLAKAPGWMVGPDRHFLPEYLRPSPILGGALAITAALGVTSAPPAWLTFLSRNSLGIFCLHCFCLKRIVELTAVVTKLDMRWAAVVALPVTLFAMATASELLRRLFRERLI
- a CDS encoding acyltransferase family protein; translated protein: MSLVLQPETKPVAIQRPSPEADSPRIWGFDYLRVFFMVSVIVGHANLIKGWAEDRAAVVGQGPNVWDYFYFHLQSCAVPAFVLVSMILFLLKTPTWERTWARLTNLGYLYGFWVGAWVLYTKSKPEHPGVLGVIEFLLRGGNWVFYFIAVLIICTWLGWVAGRLSRRGQWVGLLLSAAVLAGTYQWLLLDNRWTHSHYYWLPTCFTMMPFVAALMVPHVEMLRHSRAARWKWIGAFLVLAILAAVWEWSHALPLDSLDEERRWIPKHARFSIQFGAMVIVLLAIGVKAKPGRVFSFFSRNALGTYCLHPFVLGGFVKATAAVLGKYAPQWQGASVVLGCAVLIVCCSFATEFLRRAFRHRLV